A single region of the Marinobacter nanhaiticus D15-8W genome encodes:
- the dprA gene encoding DNA-processing protein DprA, with amino-acid sequence MLSTPNRASVAPDFFDDPDSPWLLLSHLPGIGANRWQAIIDHLPDPLELLSLNAATLKSIGLPPPARASILAWQQHDLQQDTLQQANTTWQKVREQGIELVHWGHGDYPSLLREIHAAPPLLYMRGQREILSQPQLAIVGSRNASRAGLDHARQFARALAERGFVITSGLALGVDGAAHRGALDAAGRTLAVLGTGVDVAYPAAHQSLVQEILVNGALISEYPPGLPPRPGHFPRRNRIISGMSRGTLVVEASLRSGSLITARLALEQGREVFAIPGSIHNPLARGCHQLIRQGASLVESVADIEEELSAWWQADTDPPENSTTPAPPPQPEIPEHLEARERQVLETLDFDPCSTDELCDRSGLSADALMQSLLLLEMEGLVATVPGGYQRL; translated from the coding sequence ATGCTCTCAACCCCAAACCGGGCATCGGTCGCCCCCGATTTCTTCGACGATCCCGACAGCCCCTGGTTATTGCTCTCACACCTTCCCGGGATCGGCGCGAATCGCTGGCAGGCGATCATCGATCATCTCCCGGATCCCCTGGAACTGCTCAGCCTCAATGCGGCCACACTCAAATCCATTGGTCTGCCGCCGCCTGCGCGCGCCAGTATCCTGGCCTGGCAACAGCACGATCTTCAGCAGGACACCTTGCAGCAGGCCAACACCACCTGGCAGAAAGTTCGCGAACAGGGTATTGAGTTGGTGCATTGGGGGCATGGGGATTATCCGTCGTTGCTCCGGGAGATCCACGCCGCTCCCCCATTACTCTACATGCGGGGCCAGCGGGAGATACTGTCCCAGCCGCAGCTGGCCATCGTCGGCAGCCGCAATGCCTCAAGGGCCGGGCTGGACCATGCGCGGCAGTTTGCCCGGGCTCTGGCCGAGCGGGGTTTCGTAATTACCAGTGGCCTGGCGCTGGGCGTCGATGGTGCCGCACACCGCGGGGCGCTGGATGCGGCCGGTCGTACCCTTGCGGTGCTGGGAACCGGTGTCGACGTTGCTTATCCGGCAGCGCACCAGTCGCTGGTTCAGGAGATTCTGGTAAACGGTGCCCTGATCTCCGAGTACCCGCCGGGATTGCCGCCGCGGCCGGGACACTTTCCGCGCCGCAACCGCATCATCAGTGGTATGAGCCGGGGGACGCTGGTGGTGGAGGCCAGTCTGCGCAGTGGTTCGTTGATTACCGCGCGCCTGGCTCTGGAACAGGGCCGGGAAGTCTTCGCCATCCCTGGTTCGATCCACAATCCCCTGGCTCGCGGCTGTCATCAGCTGATCCGTCAGGGTGCATCCCTGGTTGAATCGGTCGCGGATATCGAGGAAGAGCTTTCAGCCTGGTGGCAAGCCGATACCGATCCCCCCGAGAATTCAACTACGCCCGCCCCACCGCCTCAACCGGAGATACCTGAGCACCTTGAGGCACGGGAGCGCCAGGTCCTTGAGACCCTGGATTTCGATCCCTGCTCGACCGACGAACTCTGCGATCGTTCGGGTCTGTCGGCGGATGCGCTGATGCAATCCCTGCTGCTACTGGAAATGGAAGGCTTGGTCGCAACGGTACCGGGCGGCTACCAGCGGCTCTGA
- a CDS encoding L-threonylcarbamoyladenylate synthase gives MRDVEQTELVRPGWWHVHQAAQCLKAGGVIAYPTEAVWGLGCDPWNAEAVGQVLALKDRPEHKGVILVAASLGQVAHLFDPLDPALRKSAEQYWPGPVTCLVPDPEEQVPEWIRGRHSAVAVRVSAHPLVQRLCRAFGAPIVSTSCNPAGRQPARNPWQVSRYFGDALDFTLPGRLGGQRQPSRIIDLVSGRRLR, from the coding sequence ATGCGTGACGTCGAACAAACCGAGCTGGTCCGTCCCGGGTGGTGGCACGTCCACCAGGCAGCCCAGTGCCTAAAGGCGGGCGGTGTTATTGCCTATCCTACGGAAGCCGTCTGGGGGCTGGGTTGCGATCCGTGGAACGCGGAAGCCGTGGGACAGGTACTGGCCCTAAAGGACCGCCCCGAGCACAAAGGGGTTATCCTCGTGGCCGCATCGTTGGGCCAGGTTGCACACCTGTTTGATCCACTGGACCCGGCACTGCGAAAGTCAGCTGAACAGTACTGGCCGGGCCCGGTCACCTGCCTGGTACCGGATCCGGAAGAGCAAGTGCCCGAATGGATTCGCGGACGTCACAGTGCAGTTGCGGTCAGGGTCAGCGCGCATCCGTTGGTGCAGCGCCTGTGTCGGGCGTTTGGCGCGCCGATTGTCTCTACGTCCTGCAATCCTGCCGGACGGCAGCCAGCCAGGAACCCCTGGCAGGTGTCCCGTTACTTTGGCGATGCACTGGATTTTACCCTGCCGGGTCGCCTCGGGGGGCAGCGCCAGCCCAGCCGTATCATCGACCTGGTGAGCGGGCGGCGGTTGCGGTGA
- the hemF gene encoding oxygen-dependent coproporphyrinogen oxidase, whose protein sequence is MTPNSNEVKTYLLALQEHICKTLTELDGQAGFASDAWDRPEGGGGISRVISEGRVFEKGGVNFSHVMGRQMPPSATAHRPELAGAPWEAMGVSLVMHPNNPYVPTSHANVRFFIARPEHAEPVWWFGGGYDLTPYYGFREDCVHWHRTAQQACAPFGDEVYTRYKRWCDEYFHIKHRHEPRGVGGLFYDDLNTGNFDQDFAFMQAVGNSYLPAYQPIVERRHETPYSERERDFQLYRRGRYVEFNLVYDRGTLFGLQSGGRTESILMSMPPLARWDYARHVEPGTPEHELTAYYLTDRDWLDESSEEQDR, encoded by the coding sequence ATGACGCCGAATAGCAACGAAGTTAAGACCTACTTACTCGCGCTGCAGGAACATATCTGCAAAACCCTGACGGAACTGGACGGACAGGCAGGGTTTGCCTCTGACGCCTGGGATCGCCCCGAAGGCGGCGGCGGCATCAGCCGGGTGATCAGTGAAGGTCGGGTTTTCGAGAAAGGCGGCGTCAATTTTTCCCATGTGATGGGTCGGCAGATGCCTCCCTCGGCGACCGCTCATCGCCCTGAACTGGCGGGCGCGCCCTGGGAAGCCATGGGTGTTTCGCTGGTCATGCACCCCAACAATCCTTATGTCCCCACCTCCCATGCCAATGTCCGCTTCTTCATTGCACGGCCGGAACACGCCGAACCGGTGTGGTGGTTCGGCGGCGGCTATGACCTGACCCCCTACTACGGTTTCAGGGAAGATTGCGTCCACTGGCATCGCACTGCCCAGCAGGCCTGTGCCCCCTTCGGCGATGAAGTCTATACCCGTTACAAACGCTGGTGTGACGAGTATTTTCATATCAAGCACCGGCATGAGCCACGGGGGGTCGGCGGCCTGTTCTACGATGATCTGAACACCGGAAACTTCGATCAGGACTTTGCCTTCATGCAAGCCGTTGGTAACAGTTACCTACCTGCCTACCAACCCATCGTCGAGCGCCGGCATGAGACGCCCTATAGCGAGCGGGAGCGTGATTTCCAGCTCTACCGCCGCGGACGCTATGTGGAATTCAACCTGGTCTACGACCGCGGCACCCTATTTGGTCTGCAGTCCGGCGGGCGTACCGAATCGATCCTCATGTCGATGCCTCCGCTAGCGCGCTGGGACTATGCACGCCACGTGGAGCCGGGTACGCCCGAGCATGAACTTACGGCGTATTACCTGACCGATCGCGATTGGCTTGACGAGAGCAGCGAAGAGCAAGATCGTTAA
- the aroE gene encoding shikimate dehydrogenase: MENDLYAVVGHPISHSKSPRIHSLFAEQTGQALEYTAIQAPLEDFAGTVNTFFNRGGKGLNVTVPFKEEAWNLVEERTPAADAAGAVNTLYRDDQQRLCGDNTDGPGLVRDLTVNHGLDLKDKSILVLGAGGAVRGILAPLIAQQPLRIVVANRTPSKAEKLAGLFAGPLPIRGCGFDEVEDTFDLVINGTSASLQGDLPPLSPGIIGPKTVSYDMMYGPELTPFNRWASDQGAGQVIDGLGMLVEQAAESFARWRGIRPDTSLVMEALRDRVG, from the coding sequence ATGGAAAACGATCTCTACGCTGTCGTCGGTCACCCTATCAGCCATAGCAAGTCGCCACGCATTCACAGCCTGTTTGCCGAACAGACTGGGCAGGCGCTGGAATACACGGCCATACAGGCGCCGCTCGAGGATTTTGCCGGCACGGTTAACACCTTCTTCAACCGCGGAGGTAAAGGCCTCAACGTTACGGTGCCTTTCAAGGAGGAAGCCTGGAACCTGGTGGAGGAACGCACGCCAGCGGCAGACGCCGCCGGCGCAGTAAATACCCTTTATCGGGACGACCAGCAGCGGCTCTGTGGCGACAATACCGATGGGCCGGGCCTGGTGCGGGACCTGACCGTCAATCACGGTCTCGACCTCAAGGATAAGAGCATACTGGTCCTGGGTGCAGGTGGTGCGGTGCGTGGCATACTGGCCCCACTGATCGCTCAACAGCCACTGCGGATCGTCGTCGCCAACCGGACGCCTTCCAAGGCGGAGAAACTGGCGGGATTGTTTGCGGGCCCGCTGCCGATCAGGGGGTGCGGTTTCGATGAGGTCGAAGATACTTTCGACCTCGTGATCAACGGGACCAGCGCCAGCCTGCAGGGTGATCTGCCACCGCTGTCGCCCGGCATCATCGGCCCGAAGACCGTCAGTTACGACATGATGTATGGCCCCGAGCTGACGCCGTTCAACCGTTGGGCCAGCGACCAGGGCGCAGGGCAGGTGATCGATGGACTCGGCATGCTGGTGGAGCAGGCGGCTGAATCCTTTGCGCGCTGGCGGGGCATCCGACCGGATACGTCCCTTGTAATGGAAGCCCTGCGCGACCGGGTGGGATAG
- a CDS encoding motility protein A: protein MDILTLVGLIAGIAIVTVAMLADATLATFLNIPGLMIVLGGTFAVTLIKFRLRSVTGSFRLALSTVFRENSDRPLELIRNVGELARVVRKEGILGLESHETGNDFLRKAINLCVDGHPPELIEEALLEDMQQRMERYDVAERIFRGIGEAAPAIGMLGTLVGLVQMLNTLDDPSSIGPAMAIALLTTLYGAFIAQLIALPLADKIQLKAEDEQRNMTLIITSIQNIMKGQNPRVITELLSAYITPEQHQALVREREA, encoded by the coding sequence ATGGATATCCTGACCCTAGTCGGTCTGATCGCGGGCATTGCGATCGTGACCGTTGCGATGCTTGCAGATGCCACGCTGGCGACGTTCCTCAATATCCCGGGACTGATGATCGTACTGGGCGGCACCTTTGCCGTAACGCTGATCAAATTCCGGCTACGTTCGGTGACCGGTTCCTTCCGCCTGGCCTTGAGCACCGTCTTTCGCGAAAACAGTGATCGCCCCCTGGAGTTGATCCGCAATGTGGGTGAACTGGCGCGGGTCGTGCGCAAGGAAGGTATCCTTGGGCTGGAATCCCATGAGACCGGCAACGATTTCCTGCGCAAAGCCATCAACCTGTGCGTGGATGGCCACCCTCCGGAACTGATCGAAGAAGCCTTGCTGGAAGATATGCAGCAGCGCATGGAGCGCTACGATGTGGCTGAGCGTATCTTCCGTGGTATCGGCGAAGCAGCGCCGGCCATCGGTATGCTTGGTACCCTGGTCGGCCTGGTGCAGATGCTCAACACCCTCGATGATCCGTCGTCCATCGGTCCTGCCATGGCCATCGCGCTGCTGACCACGCTTTACGGGGCCTTTATCGCCCAGCTGATTGCCCTGCCCCTGGCGGACAAGATCCAGCTCAAGGCCGAGGACGAGCAGCGCAACATGACACTGATCATCACCAGTATCCAGAACATCATGAAAGGTCAGAATCCCCGGGTCATTACCGAATTACTATCGGCCTATATCACTCCGGAGCAGCACCAGGCATTGGTGCGTGAGCGGGAGGCCTGA
- a CDS encoding flagellar motor protein MotB, with amino-acid sequence MAVARIQRKRKKPEGAPNWIVTFADLATLLLTFFILLLSYSKMDVDKYKSMAASLAGAFGTSVIQDDAVGGSPLTLIESETPPPVAADTPAALPPNQPELIDDSPQGGGTITEVPAGITQLATQLIRELEAEVASGAMNVQYDTEHVIIRFAEDATFQSGSAELKPEMRPIIERVVDVLAECQGDVVVSGYTDNKPIVSSRYRSNWDLSAARAVSVVHELVMNRKVSAERVVAAGRAETNPLVPNTSAANRARNRRVEITVRDPQCTGIAASAAMPVEIFP; translated from the coding sequence ATGGCGGTTGCCCGTATCCAGCGTAAGCGCAAGAAACCGGAAGGCGCACCCAACTGGATCGTCACCTTTGCCGATTTGGCGACACTGCTGCTGACGTTCTTTATCCTGTTGCTCTCCTACTCGAAAATGGATGTGGACAAGTACAAGTCCATGGCCGCGTCGCTGGCGGGCGCCTTCGGCACGAGCGTTATCCAGGACGACGCCGTGGGCGGTAGTCCATTGACCCTGATCGAGAGCGAGACGCCGCCGCCGGTTGCTGCGGATACCCCTGCGGCACTACCGCCAAACCAACCCGAGCTGATCGATGACAGTCCGCAGGGCGGCGGCACGATCACCGAAGTTCCCGCCGGCATCACGCAACTGGCTACTCAGTTGATTCGCGAACTCGAAGCCGAGGTGGCCAGCGGTGCCATGAACGTCCAGTACGATACCGAGCATGTCATTATCCGTTTCGCGGAGGACGCCACCTTCCAGTCCGGAAGCGCCGAACTCAAGCCAGAAATGCGGCCGATCATCGAGCGGGTGGTGGACGTGCTGGCGGAATGCCAGGGGGACGTGGTGGTATCCGGTTATACCGACAATAAGCCTATTGTAAGCAGTCGCTATCGATCCAATTGGGACCTGTCGGCGGCCCGGGCCGTTTCCGTCGTCCACGAATTGGTGATGAATCGCAAGGTATCGGCGGAGCGGGTGGTGGCTGCAGGCCGGGCCGAAACCAACCCGCTGGTACCCAATACCTCGGCAGCAAACCGGGCCCGTAACCGACGTGTGGAAATTACCGTGCGCGATCCGCAATGTACCGGTATTGCGGCTTCGGCCGCCATGCCCGTTGAGATCTTTCCCTGA
- a CDS encoding PA4642 family protein produces the protein MSGPDKPKVIGEEWSDERVKSFLFITPYDSKLNPDYQVLLKAYQAMRASDFERFLGFFTEAGRDLNATNELGQTILDHISEHRRSVDYIAALQTFGAKRAAEAQG, from the coding sequence ATGAGTGGACCGGACAAGCCGAAGGTCATCGGGGAGGAGTGGAGCGATGAGCGGGTCAAGAGCTTTCTGTTCATCACCCCTTATGACAGTAAACTGAACCCGGACTATCAGGTACTGCTCAAGGCTTACCAGGCAATGCGTGCCAGTGACTTCGAACGTTTCCTGGGATTTTTCACCGAAGCGGGCCGTGACCTGAATGCCACCAACGAACTGGGCCAGACGATCCTGGACCATATTTCCGAGCACCGTCGCAGCGTCGACTATATCGCTGCATTGCAGACGTTCGGGGCGAAAAGGGCGGCGGAAGCCCAGGGCTGA
- a CDS encoding Hsp20/alpha crystallin family protein yields MSNLTRWNPINEFEDLLERYNRHFGLPSTRSGNENRDLFRRSDWAPAVDIRETAEAFEIHAELPGIQKEDVKVTVHDGVLTLQGERKKQEESGDEKNHRVERVYGSFMRRFTLPDNVSENDINAAFKDGVLVLTLKKVEPAQPRSIEVEVH; encoded by the coding sequence ATGAGCAATCTTACACGTTGGAACCCGATTAACGAGTTCGAGGATTTGCTGGAACGCTACAATCGACATTTCGGTCTGCCGAGTACGCGCAGCGGCAATGAAAACCGCGACCTGTTTCGCCGCAGCGATTGGGCACCGGCCGTCGACATCCGGGAGACCGCAGAAGCCTTCGAAATCCATGCGGAGTTGCCGGGTATCCAGAAAGAAGACGTCAAGGTGACCGTGCATGATGGCGTGCTGACCCTACAAGGTGAGCGCAAGAAACAGGAAGAGAGCGGTGACGAGAAGAATCACCGTGTCGAAAGGGTGTACGGTTCATTCATGCGCCGATTCACCCTGCCGGACAATGTCTCGGAAAATGATATCAACGCAGCTTTCAAGGATGGGGTCCTGGTACTGACCCTGAAGAAAGTGGAACCGGCCCAGCCGCGTTCCATCGAGGTCGAAGTCCACTAA
- a CDS encoding gamma carbonic anhydrase family protein has protein sequence MARLRSHKGYTPKTGDRVWIDPSAQVIGDVELGDDCSVWPLTVIRGDMHRIRIGARCSVQDGSVLHITHASDYNPEGWPLIIGDDVTIGHKALLHGCTVGSRVLVGMGSIIMDGAVVEDDVIVAAGCLVPPGKTLESGYLYVGSPCKQARALTDKERSFFTYTAGNYVKLKDEYRVEATDAEG, from the coding sequence ATGGCGCGTTTACGTTCTCACAAGGGCTACACCCCAAAAACCGGCGACCGCGTATGGATCGATCCCAGCGCACAGGTCATCGGTGACGTGGAGCTGGGGGACGACTGTTCCGTCTGGCCGCTGACCGTCATCCGTGGCGATATGCACCGCATCCGCATTGGTGCACGTTGCTCGGTGCAGGACGGTTCGGTACTGCACATCACCCATGCCAGTGACTACAACCCCGAAGGCTGGCCGCTGATCATCGGCGACGACGTCACCATCGGCCACAAGGCCCTGCTGCATGGCTGCACCGTGGGCAGTCGCGTACTGGTGGGCATGGGTTCGATCATCATGGACGGCGCCGTGGTCGAGGACGATGTCATCGTTGCCGCCGGCTGCCTGGTGCCGCCGGGCAAGACACTGGAGTCGGGCTACCTCTATGTCGGCAGTCCGTGCAAGCAGGCCCGCGCGCTAACCGACAAGGAGCGCAGCTTCTTTACCTACACGGCGGGTAACTACGTCAAACTCAAGGATGAGTATCGGGTAGAGGCCACCGATGCGGAAGGTTGA
- the prlC gene encoding oligopeptidase A produces the protein MNNPLLTDDLLPRFEHIRIEHMEPAIDQILSDNRMQIQNLASQEQPTWDTLAQPMQALDDRLSRAWSVISHLNGVMNNDELRQVYKRCLDKLTEYGTEISQNTELCDAYRKIREHEDFESLTEEQQKAINNTLRDFHLGGVDLPQDEKKQYAELSMELAELTNRFSDNVLDATDHWFKHITDAAELKGLPETALEGARQAAKQRDLEGYVITLQFPSFQPVMTYCENRELRREVYEAFVTRASDVGPNGGEWDNTPIMAEILKRRHQQSELLGFANYAERSLATKMARSVDEVMHFLDELAAKSRPVAQQEYRELQDFARDQHGVDTLEAWDLGFYGEKMRQAKYDISPETLRPWFPVNTVVDGLFRVTERLFDLTIEADESVETWHPDATAYRISRDGETIAWFYLDLYARKGKRGGAWMADCRVRWRNLRGGLQLPVAFLTCNFTPPVDDKPALLTHDEVTTLFHEFGHGLHHMLTKVEVADVSGINGVAWDAVELPSQFLENWCWNPESLNLIARHHETGEPLPQDLLDKLLAAKNFQSGMQMVRQLEFSIFDFRLHSEFQPGSPVNPLEMFRKVREEIAVTETPEFNRFPNSFSHIFAGGYAAGYYSYKWAEVLAADAFSLFEERGIFDEVAGKAFLENILERGGSREPMELFKAFRGREPEVDALLRQSGITADAA, from the coding sequence ATGAACAATCCGCTGCTGACTGATGACCTGTTGCCCCGGTTCGAACACATCCGGATCGAACACATGGAACCGGCCATCGACCAGATCCTCAGTGATAACCGGATGCAGATCCAGAACCTGGCCAGCCAGGAACAGCCAACGTGGGACACCCTGGCCCAGCCGATGCAGGCGCTGGACGACCGCCTGAGCCGGGCCTGGTCGGTCATTTCCCACTTGAATGGCGTCATGAACAACGACGAACTGCGCCAAGTCTACAAGCGGTGCCTGGACAAGCTCACCGAATACGGCACCGAGATCAGCCAGAACACGGAACTGTGCGACGCCTACAGGAAAATCCGGGAGCATGAGGATTTCGAGTCGCTGACCGAGGAGCAGCAGAAGGCGATCAACAACACACTGCGTGATTTTCACCTGGGTGGCGTCGACCTGCCCCAGGACGAGAAGAAGCAGTATGCCGAACTGTCCATGGAGCTGGCCGAGCTGACTAACCGCTTCAGCGATAACGTGCTCGACGCGACCGACCACTGGTTCAAGCACATTACCGATGCTGCGGAACTCAAGGGGCTGCCGGAAACGGCTCTCGAAGGCGCGCGCCAGGCTGCGAAGCAGCGGGATCTCGAGGGCTATGTCATCACCCTGCAGTTCCCCAGTTTCCAGCCGGTCATGACCTACTGCGAGAACCGGGAACTGCGTCGGGAAGTCTACGAGGCCTTCGTGACACGCGCGTCGGATGTGGGGCCTAACGGCGGTGAGTGGGACAACACCCCGATCATGGCGGAAATCCTCAAGCGTCGGCACCAGCAATCAGAGCTGCTGGGTTTCGCGAACTACGCCGAGCGTTCGCTCGCCACCAAGATGGCGCGCAGCGTCGACGAGGTGATGCACTTCCTCGACGAGCTGGCGGCCAAGTCCCGCCCGGTGGCACAGCAGGAATACCGCGAGCTACAGGATTTCGCCAGGGACCAGCATGGCGTTGACACGCTGGAAGCCTGGGATCTGGGTTTCTATGGCGAGAAAATGCGTCAGGCGAAGTACGATATCTCACCGGAAACCCTGCGCCCCTGGTTCCCGGTAAACACGGTAGTGGACGGTCTGTTCCGGGTTACCGAACGCCTGTTCGACCTGACGATCGAGGCGGACGAGAGCGTCGAGACCTGGCACCCGGACGCCACCGCCTATCGCATCAGCCGCGACGGCGAGACTATCGCCTGGTTCTACCTCGATCTATACGCCCGCAAGGGCAAGCGCGGTGGTGCCTGGATGGCGGACTGCCGGGTGCGCTGGCGTAACCTGCGGGGCGGCCTGCAGTTGCCGGTGGCCTTCCTCACCTGTAACTTCACACCGCCTGTGGACGACAAGCCGGCGCTGTTGACCCACGACGAGGTCACCACCCTGTTCCACGAATTCGGCCATGGCCTGCACCACATGCTGACCAAGGTCGAGGTGGCTGATGTGTCCGGCATCAACGGCGTCGCCTGGGACGCGGTGGAACTGCCCAGTCAGTTCCTGGAAAACTGGTGCTGGAACCCGGAATCCCTGAACCTGATTGCCCGTCACCACGAAACCGGCGAACCCCTGCCCCAGGATCTGCTCGACAAGTTGCTGGCAGCGAAAAACTTCCAGTCCGGTATGCAAATGGTTCGACAGCTGGAGTTTTCCATTTTCGATTTCCGCCTGCATTCGGAATTCCAGCCGGGCTCACCGGTCAATCCGCTGGAGATGTTCCGTAAGGTGCGTGAGGAAATCGCCGTGACGGAGACACCGGAATTCAACCGCTTCCCTAACAGCTTCTCCCACATTTTCGCCGGAGGCTACGCGGCAGGCTACTACAGCTATAAGTGGGCGGAAGTGCTGGCGGCGGACGCCTTCTCCCTGTTCGAGGAGCGGGGCATCTTCGATGAGGTGGCCGGCAAAGCCTTCCTGGAAAACATCCTCGAACGCGGCGGCTCGCGCGAGCCGATGGAGCTGTTCAAGGCCTTCCGCGGCCGCGAGCCCGAAGTCGACGCCCTGCTGCGCCAAAGCGGTATCACTGCGGATGCTGCCTGA
- a CDS encoding YheV family putative zinc ribbon protein — MATPKRFIAGAVCPRCGEMDKLMMQQTEEGQFRECVACGFEDAQTPDGQPIGELETRVNKRDNKDDHTVKQVVFFKSAADEDE, encoded by the coding sequence ATGGCTACACCGAAACGATTCATCGCCGGCGCGGTCTGCCCCCGCTGCGGCGAGATGGACAAACTGATGATGCAGCAGACCGAGGAAGGGCAGTTCAGGGAGTGTGTCGCCTGCGGCTTTGAAGATGCGCAGACCCCGGACGGGCAGCCGATCGGAGAGCTGGAAACGCGAGTCAACAAGCGCGACAACAAGGACGATCACACGGTGAAGCAGGTCGTGTTCTTCAAGTCAGCAGCCGATGAGGATGAGTAG
- a CDS encoding Na+/H+ antiporter family protein encodes MNAVVAAVGLMLILSLCRIHVVVALIIGAVAGGLVSGLSLEATIAAFNNGLGGGATVALSYATLGAFAVAIGKSGLAHALADKALAMVGRQDDGNTGGGAIKFLMIGLLLAIAISSQNILPIHIAFIPLVVPPLLYVMAKLRLDRRLVACVLTFGLITPYMFLPVGFGGIYLNEILLAKVETNGVAVDGLNVMSAMALPALGMLIGLLVAVFFSYQGGRDYDLAAIERTERVDIKYSKWTLIMALAAIVVAFVVQLTLDSMILGALAGFVLFNVSGVVKWKEADDLFTEGMKMLAMIGFIMIAASGFAEVMRETGEINTLVESSVGAIGDNQALAALLMLVVGLLITMGIGSSFSTIPIIAAIYVPLALQLGFSPLAIVALVGTAGALGDAGSPASDSTLGPTAGLNADGQHNHIWDTVVPTFLHYNLPLLVFGWIAAMTL; translated from the coding sequence ATGAACGCTGTTGTTGCCGCCGTCGGCCTCATGCTCATCCTGAGCCTGTGCCGCATTCACGTCGTTGTTGCCCTGATTATCGGCGCCGTTGCTGGTGGCCTGGTTAGCGGCCTCTCACTGGAAGCCACGATTGCAGCCTTCAATAACGGTCTTGGCGGCGGCGCGACGGTCGCGTTGTCGTACGCCACCCTGGGTGCCTTCGCCGTGGCCATCGGCAAATCCGGCCTTGCCCACGCCCTGGCGGACAAGGCGCTGGCTATGGTGGGCCGTCAGGACGATGGGAATACGGGCGGAGGCGCCATCAAGTTCCTGATGATCGGCCTGCTACTGGCTATCGCCATCTCGTCCCAGAATATCCTGCCGATCCACATCGCCTTCATTCCACTGGTGGTACCGCCGCTGCTTTACGTGATGGCCAAACTGCGTCTGGACCGCCGGCTCGTTGCCTGCGTGCTGACCTTCGGGCTGATTACCCCGTATATGTTCCTGCCGGTGGGTTTCGGCGGTATCTACCTCAACGAGATCCTGCTGGCCAAGGTGGAAACCAACGGTGTCGCAGTCGATGGCCTCAACGTCATGTCCGCTATGGCATTGCCGGCCCTGGGTATGTTGATCGGCCTGCTGGTGGCCGTCTTCTTCAGCTACCAGGGCGGACGGGATTACGACCTGGCCGCGATTGAGCGCACGGAGCGCGTGGATATCAAGTACAGCAAGTGGACGCTGATCATGGCATTGGCAGCCATCGTGGTTGCGTTCGTGGTGCAACTGACGTTGGATTCCATGATCCTCGGTGCGCTGGCGGGCTTCGTGCTGTTCAACGTTTCCGGTGTCGTGAAGTGGAAGGAAGCCGACGACCTGTTCACCGAAGGTATGAAGATGCTGGCGATGATCGGCTTCATCATGATCGCCGCGTCTGGCTTTGCCGAGGTGATGCGCGAGACCGGCGAGATCAACACCCTGGTGGAAAGCTCCGTCGGTGCAATTGGGGACAATCAGGCCCTGGCGGCGCTGCTGATGCTCGTGGTGGGGCTACTGATTACAATGGGCATTGGCTCGTCCTTTTCCACCATTCCGATTATCGCGGCCATCTATGTACCACTGGCGCTACAACTCGGGTTCAGCCCGCTGGCTATCGTCGCCTTGGTGGGCACGGCGGGGGCGCTGGGGGATGCAGGTTCGCCGGCTTCGGATTCCACGTTGGGGCCCACCGCCGGGTTGAATGCGGACGGACAGCATAACCACATCTGGGATACGGTGGTGCCAACGTTCCTGCACTATAACCTGCCGTTGTTGGTGTTTGGCTGGATTGCGGCGATGACGTTGTAA
- a CDS encoding DUF1653 domain-containing protein, with product MTQPLKPGRYRHYKGKDYEVIGVARHSETEEELVVYRPLYGDQGLWVRPLSMFRETVDVAGESVPRFSYVG from the coding sequence ATGACCCAGCCCCTGAAACCCGGCCGGTACCGCCATTACAAAGGCAAGGACTACGAAGTCATCGGCGTGGCTCGCCATAGCGAAACCGAGGAGGAACTGGTGGTCTACCGCCCCCTCTATGGCGACCAGGGCCTGTGGGTGCGACCCCTGAGCATGTTCCGCGAAACCGTCGATGTCGCCGGTGAAAGCGTGCCGCGGTTCAGCTACGTCGGCTGA